One stretch of Myxocyprinus asiaticus isolate MX2 ecotype Aquarium Trade chromosome 23, UBuf_Myxa_2, whole genome shotgun sequence DNA includes these proteins:
- the LOC127414263 gene encoding BAG family molecular chaperone regulator 3-like has translation MAQYSVPKQYQSMKTLSPVETMATNDPLPPGWEIKIDPHTGWPFFVDHNNRTTTWNDPRHDTKKIFSNGPSMSSESPQDMHKTFFQEMRQPTLRQGYIPIPVSHENTEPRLQQYPSFSYIHPGVHQNLRADGRTPSPTPSAYCRPRSPVQAPSEACLSCSSASHGPEVHQPQGTHQQISGLHQQPRPSNTGLRTGYIPIPVIHEGAGGALQFQPSQSSHPTREKIPIYREQVPIHIQQNRAASPNLIRAQSPVRSQIMGERPQSQQHIVHTGIPPKAEQPIEETIRGPSVEIPIQRVSDVPQPTHQPVLHQQQHQQPAQTTQPKAQEPVQLPPQVSETLNITMQVPPAPEPQEPAAPQTPQEVSPPHVLPEETLEQDLSHPGLIKVHQILERVEQISHEVKFFNGKKNDKRYLMLEEMLTKELLALDSVDPEGRADVRQARRDGVRRVQTILEELEMFGEQLEGVCGDIYPEANNPTQKGEPSMIDLANTEKAKEIS, from the exons ATGGCACAATATTCGGTACCGAAGCAATATCAGAGTATGAAAACACTGTCTCCAGTCGAAACGATGGCAACTAACGATCCTTTGCCACCCGGGTGGGAGATCAAAATTGACCCGCATACAGGGTGGCCGTTTTTTGTGGATCACAACAATCGCACAACGACATGGAATGATCCGAGGCATGACACAAAAAAG ATTTTTTCAAATGGCCCCTCAATGTCCTCAGAGTCTCCTCAGGACATGCACAAAACCTTTTTTCAAGAGATGAGGCAGCCAACACTACGCCAGGGCTACATCCCCATTCCTGTATCCCATGAAAACACTGAACCTAGGCTGCAGCAATATCCAAGTTTCTCCTACATCCATCCAGGAGTGCATCAGAATTTGAGAGCAGATGGTCGAACACCTTCTCCTACACCATCGGCATACTGTCGGCCTAGATCTCCGGTGCAGGCCCCATCAGAAGCATGTTTGTCCTGCTCATCTGCTTCACATGGACCTGAG GTTCATCAGCCACAGGGCACACACCAACAAATTAGTGGCCTTCACCAACAGCCCCGACCTAGCAATACAGGCCTCCGGACGGGCTACATTCCCATTCCGGTAATCCACGAAGGTGCAGGAGGAGCCTTACAATTCCAGCCTAGCCAAAGTTCTCATCCCACTCGAGAAAAAATACCAATCTACCGTGAACAAGTGCCCATTCATATTCAGCAGAATCGCGCCGCAAGTCCCAACCTCATAAGGGCCCAGTCACCAGTCAGGTCCCAAATCATGGGAGAGAGACCACAG AGCCAGCAACATATCGTACACACGGGGATACCACCTAAAGCTGAACAACCCATTGAAGAAACCATCAGAGGGCCTTCTGTTGAGATCCCTATTCAGAGAGTGAGTGATGTGCCACAGCCCACACATCAGCCAGTATTACATCAACAACAACACCAACAACCTGCACAAACAACTCAACCAAAAGCACAAGAACCTGTACAGCTGCCACCGCAGGTATCGGAGACATTAAATATTACCATGCAAGTTCCTCCAGCGCCAGAACCACAGGAACCAGCTGCCCCTCAAACACCTCAAGAGGTTTCACCTCCACATGTGCTGCCCGAAGAGACTCTGGAACAAGATCTGAGCCACCCAGGACTGATCAAAGTGCACCAGATATTGGAACGTGTGGAGCAAATATCACATGAGGTTAAATTTTTCAACGGGAAGAAGAATGATAAGCGATACTTGATGCTGGAGGAGATGTTGACCAAAGAACTGCTTGCTTTGgattctgtagaccctgaaggtcGCGCAGATGTGCGTCAAGCTCGGAGGGATGGTGTTCGAAGAGTTCAGACCATTCTAGAGGAACTAGAGATGTTTGGTGAGCAGTTAGAAGGTGTGTGTGGTGACATCTACCCTGAGGCTAATAACCCAACCCAGAAAGGAGAACCGAGTATGATTGACTTGGCGAACACAGAGAAGGCCAAGGAGAtatcataa